One window of Desulfomicrobium apsheronum genomic DNA carries:
- a CDS encoding TRAP transporter small permease: protein MKNFLRILGHIEELTVGGLLLLLAVGTTIQVMTRYFLGMTFDWFDEGSRYLLVFVTFAGAGMAVKYGAHFSMEAVTQYAPPRIAAALRTLAALLSAAVMLVIAWYGWEQTALLARYGMTTASLGMPMWVAYLPIPVFGVGIALRFLARAFEQARIMFGQTAQERD, encoded by the coding sequence ATGAAGAATTTTCTGCGTATCCTCGGGCATATCGAGGAATTGACCGTGGGTGGGCTGCTTCTGCTGCTGGCCGTGGGTACCACCATCCAGGTCATGACCCGCTATTTTCTGGGCATGACCTTTGATTGGTTCGACGAGGGCAGTCGGTATCTGCTCGTTTTCGTGACCTTTGCCGGAGCAGGCATGGCCGTCAAATACGGAGCGCATTTCTCCATGGAGGCCGTGACCCAGTATGCCCCGCCGCGTATCGCCGCAGCCCTGCGGACCCTTGCCGCCCTGCTGAGCGCGGCGGTGATGCTGGTCATCGCCTGGTACGGTTGGGAGCAGACGGCGCTGCTGGCCCGCTACGGGATGACCACGGCATCGCTGGGCATGCCCATGTGGGTGGCCTATCTGCCCATCCCCGTTTTCGGGGTGGGCATCGCCCTGCGTTTTCTGGCCCGGGCCTTCGAGCAGGCGCGCATCATGTTCGGACAGACCGCACAGGAGCGTGACTGA
- a CDS encoding TRAP transporter large permease has translation MVWFIVCTFLGLLLLSTPIAIVVLATTAGAVSFFLNVPLTALVQQLFRGLDNFLLLSIPFFILAGNIMAEGRIAHYLVQSMDACVGRFRGGLALAGILTCMFFAAISGSSPATVIAVGSIMIPALIRSGYSEKFSIGLITSAGTLGILIPPSIPMVLYSLVGNTSVSDMFMAGVVPGVIRVIIFGAFAVYMARRFNWGATSSHSLGETLRILGRASWGLAMPLIVLGGIYSGIFTPTEAAGVSVVYALLVETFIYRSLTWEKLRVILVKSAVLSSALLFIIACAMPFIWLLTREQLPVQAAEFIGAHISNKYVFLFLVNILLLAVGCVMDIVTSILVLTPIFLPMLAHFDIDPVAWGIMMIVNVEIGFLTFPFGLNLFVAMGITKKPLTYIARAVMPFLLLLFVCLLMVTYIPVISTWLPFALK, from the coding sequence ATGGTCTGGTTCATCGTTTGCACTTTTTTGGGCCTGCTGCTGCTTTCGACGCCCATCGCCATTGTCGTCCTTGCGACCACGGCCGGGGCCGTCAGTTTCTTTCTGAACGTTCCCCTGACCGCGCTGGTGCAGCAGCTTTTTCGCGGGCTGGACAATTTTCTGCTGCTGTCCATTCCTTTTTTCATTCTGGCCGGAAACATCATGGCCGAGGGGCGCATCGCCCATTATCTGGTCCAGTCCATGGACGCCTGCGTCGGGCGCTTTCGCGGCGGGCTGGCCCTGGCCGGGATTCTGACCTGCATGTTTTTCGCGGCCATCTCGGGGTCGAGCCCGGCCACGGTCATCGCCGTGGGCAGCATCATGATTCCGGCCCTGATCCGTTCGGGCTACAGCGAAAAATTCAGCATCGGCCTCATCACCAGCGCCGGGACCCTCGGCATTCTCATTCCACCGTCCATCCCCATGGTCCTCTATTCCCTGGTGGGCAACACCTCGGTCAGCGACATGTTCATGGCCGGCGTTGTTCCGGGCGTGATTCGGGTGATCATTTTCGGGGCCTTTGCCGTGTACATGGCCAGGCGTTTCAACTGGGGCGCGACATCATCGCATTCTTTGGGCGAAACCCTGCGCATCCTCGGGCGGGCGTCCTGGGGGCTGGCCATGCCGCTCATCGTGCTCGGGGGCATCTATTCCGGCATCTTCACGCCCACGGAGGCGGCGGGCGTGTCCGTGGTCTACGCCCTGCTGGTCGAGACCTTCATCTACAGGTCCCTGACCTGGGAAAAGTTGCGGGTCATCCTGGTCAAGAGCGCCGTGCTCTCATCGGCTCTGCTCTTCATCATCGCCTGCGCCATGCCCTTCATCTGGCTGCTGACCCGGGAGCAGCTTCCGGTGCAGGCCGCCGAGTTCATCGGCGCACACATCAGCAACAAGTACGTGTTTCTGTTTCTGGTCAACATTCTGTTGCTTGCGGTCGGGTGCGTCATGGACATCGTGACCTCGATCCTGGTCCTGACGCCCATCTTTCTGCCCATGCTGGCCCACTTCGACATCGATCCCGTGGCCTGGGGAATCATGATGATCGTCAACGTGGAGATCGGATTCCTGACCTTTCCCTTCGGCCTGAACCTGTTCGTGGCCATGGGCATCACCAAGAAGCCCCTGACCTATATCGCCCGGGCGGTCATGCCTTTTCTGCTGTTGCTCTTCGTCTGCCTGCTCATGGTTACCTATATCCCGGTCATCTCCACCTGGCTGCCTTTCGCTCTGAAATAG